Genomic window (Fusarium oxysporum f. sp. lycopersici 4287 chromosome 11, whole genome shotgun sequence):
GATTTATCTTTCAATTTGAACAGGGCTCAAGCAGCTACACCTACAATGTCTGCCTCCTGCTTGACATCATCTTCCTTCCTCAAGCTTTCTGGGCCATCTTGAACCTGCCGAACCTTGTAGCTGAACATGCCATTTGATGGAACCGAGTTCCTATCCCGCATCTTATCCGCAGTCTCAATTCCGATCACAGGAGCTCGGTACTCATATTTTGCACCAGGACCTCCTGTCTGACCAGGGACCGCATAAGGGAATGGCAGATACTCGGGCATAAGTCCAAGCTGTCGGAGAGCAGTGCCTTGATCCCAAGAGATGTGTTCATGATACAGGCGATCGCCCCGGATGTTGACAACGGCTGTGAATGGAATCTCTGCTCTTTGGAAAGTAGGTGGAATACCAGGTAAGCTATGGGGACGGTAGTTAGCATGAGAAGCCATGATAAGTTCTAAGGATACAGGATCTTACAGCCAGTCAATCTCACGATCGTGGGTGAATTTGTAGATGAACTCGTCAATCACACGGTCAATGCCTATCGTGCGACTAATAAGATCAAGCGTAGTATCGAGGGaattgttgaagatgaagttATCTCGGTAGAACTTTGTGAGACTACTTCGGCCGATACCGCCAGTCAACTGGATATCGTTAGTCAATTGGACGTTTATATGTTCAGAAGGAGACCAACAGTTGGAACATGATTCACATAAGGTTCCTGTACCATTGTGCTCATCGTATGCTGCACCGATCGATCACTAAACTCGTACCAGGTATGTTCATCCCAAATAGCCTCGAGGTCAAAGAAGGGTCCATTGAGTTTGGGCTTCAGGAACTGGAGATTACGGGTGTGAGATACCGACTCAGTTGTATAGTGAAAGTGAGGGTGCCCTGGAGTCGCGAAAGCATAGCTTGAAGACTCCTTGTAGGGGTAGTGTGATTGACTCGAGGGCTTGAAATCTTTACCAGCAATATGTTTCAACACAGGCTTTTCGCTGGAGGTCAGAGTCTTTGCAGACTCTTCGTCGGCGTAAAGAACACTGGCAACAATCTCTGGGGTTTGGTCTATTCCAGGAGCAGCGATGTTCCATAAATTTGGCTCATATGCTGGAAACATGTCAGAATGCATGGATAAGTAGAGGGACACGCATCAATGACAACTTACAAACCAGGCCAACTTTATCGTTCAGGCCACACTTCTCACATTGCTTCAAAGCatcgatggcttctttgaGAACAACTCCGCTGTCATTTCCTTCAAATGCAGCGGCTTCAATCTGAACAACGGCATAACCTTCTTCAGCCCACTTCACCAACGAGGAAGGGACACCCTCGTAGAAAGTCACAGGGTCCTCAGTAGTGGCGGAGAGAATGATGAGACCGGGGCCGTGGCCTCGTCTGGAGAGTGGGTACAGCAAAGATAGACCAGGCCTCAGGACCTTGAGATTGATAGATGGGAGAGGGGCTGGTGGCTTGCTGATGTCTGCGTACATGGCTAATGAAGTGTAATGGGACAATATATAATGTAATATGATTCAAGGCAGATATATGCTGGAATCTAGTGTTGATGGAATTGCTGCTATGGTCATGGATTCGACTGAAGCTATCATCGTCTTCTTAAGCAACGAACTGCGGCATCGAGAGATATCCTGATTCAGTTGTCTATATCCGGATTGCCGAGATATCATGAGGATATCGTCTGATCTCATGACAGAAGCCATTTGAGTCAATGTCCACATCTTCATTCAACTATACCCGTCATAGACACGAGGTCATTAGTAACGATTACAATCAATTGAGTCAGATACGAGGGTGGAGTTGGCGAGATAGAGCTAAATGGTAGCGGATATCTCCCTCAGATTTTGGTTCTGCCAGCGGCTGTGCCCACTGAATGATAGCGGGTATGGGCACCTGGAACGTGCGTTTTCCGCTGAGCGGCCCACGACCAAGTATTGGAAACGTCTATAATTACTAGTCACCACATACCGCATATGTATAAATGCCGGTGTCCGAGACGCTATGCATTGATTGGCTTTAAGAAAAACGGTAGTTGAAACAGGTCTGTGAGGCTGATGATAAGTGGTGAACCCGTCTAGCTGGAAGAAGGCTCACCTTGcttggtggctttggcatcATGGGACTTGTAACCGAGTCATAACAGAAC
Coding sequences:
- a CDS encoding carboxymethylenebutenolidase produces the protein MYADISKPPAPLPSINLKVLRPGLSLLYPLSRRGHGPGLIILSATTEDPVTFYEGVPSSLVKWAEEGYAVVQIEAAAFEGNDSGVVLKEAIDALKQCEKCGLNDKVGLVSYEPNLWNIAAPGIDQTPEIVASVLYADEESAKTLTSSEKPVLKHIAGKDFKPSSQSHYPYKESSSYAFATPGHPHFHYTTESVSHTRNLQFLKPKLNGPFFDLEAIWDEHTWYEFSDRSVQHTMSTMVQEPYVNHVPTLTGGIGRSSLTKFYRDNFIFNNSLDTTLDLISRTIGIDRVIDEFIYKFTHDREIDWLLPGIPPTFQRAEIPFTAVVNIRGDRLYHEHISWDQGTALRQLGLMPEYLPFPYAVPGQTGGPGAKYEYRAPVIGIETADKMRDRNSVPSNGMFSYKVRQVQDGPESLRKEDDVKQEADIVGVAA